AGCGTTGAGTGTTCAGTAAGCATAGGGCAATTTATACGATCCAAAAATAAGATTCCTAGTAATTCTCATCAGTCAGATCAAAGACGAAGTTCATTTTGTCTATTTTTGACTAGAATAAACTAAACCCAAATATGTTCGGACTACACAGAGCTCTTTTTACCGAGGAGCATGAGCTTTTCAGACAAAGCGTACGAGACTTTATCGCAAAAGAAATCACCCCACATAATGCCGAGTGGGAAAAACAAAAAATGGTAAGCCGGGAATCATGGCGCAAGCTTGGAGAAAATGGCTTTTTGGGAATTCAAGCTCCCGAAGAATTGGGGGGATTAAATATCCAAGACTTTAGGTACAATGCGGTTTTGATTGAGGAATTAGGACTTAGCGGTTGCTCGGGTCCTGCAATAGGTTACCCCTTGCATAGTGATATTGTGATGCCTTATATCCTGCATTACGGTACAGATGAGGCCAAGAAAAAATACATTCCTAAGATGATTTCTGGTGACTACATCGGTGCTGTGGCGATGACAGAACCTGGTGCAGGTTCGGATTTGCAAGGAATGCGTACGTCCGCTGTGGATGAGGGGGACTATTATTTAATCAATGGCTCAAAGACCTTCATTACGAATGGTTTTTTATCCGACGTGGTAGTCGTTGCCGCTAAAACAGATCCCAGTAAAGGTGCTAAGGGGATTTCGCTGTTCTTGATCGACAAGGATATGCCAGGTTTTAGCAAGGGAGTTCCTTTTGAAAAAGTCGGATTACATGCTCAGGATACCTGTGAGTTATTTTTTGAAGATGTCAAAGTCCCAAAAGAAAACTTGTTGGGAAAAATTGGCGATGGATTTAAATACCTGATGACGGAGTTGGCTCAGGAGCGATTGGTCGTGGCTTTAGCAGCCGTGGCTTTGGCTGAATTTGCCTTATCCGCTACCATAGACTATGTTAAAGAGCGAAAAGCCTTTGATAAAAGTTTGTCTGAATTTCAAAATACCCGATTCAAACTAGCTGAAATGGCCGCTCAGGTGGAGCAAGGAAGAATATATTGTGATTATTTGGTTCAGCTTCACAATGAAGGAAAACTAGATTCTGCGATGGCTTCAGCCGCCAAATACAACATGACCGAGCTTCAGTGTAAAGTAGCAGATGAATGCGTGCAGCTACACGGGGGGTATGGATATATGTGGGAATACGGGGTAGCTCGAGCTTGGGCGGATGCTAGAGTTCAGCGGATTTATGCCGGAACCAACGAGATCATGAAGGAATTAATCGCAAGAAAAATTTTGAAGTAGCAAAAAACATTTTAGTGTTTCTGAGGATTTTCCAGTTATTATTAACGCTTAAAACCCAATAACCCAATTATTACGCGAATATGAGCAATTTCCCTTGGCAAAAGTTTTATCCTGCTGCTGTTGACAAAGAAGTCAACTGTGCAGCCTATTCCAGTGTCAATGAACTGTTTGAAGAGAGTGTTAAAAAATACAGTGATGCAGTCGCTTTTGAATGCATGGGTAAAACACTTTCCTATTCAGAGCTGGATAGATTGAGTGCTCAGTTTGCCAATTACCTCACCCATGTCTTAAAGTTAGAAAAGGGCTCTCGAGTAGCCATTCAAATGCCCAATGTGCTGCAATATCCAGTAGTTATGTTTGGCGCCTTGAGAGCAGGAATGGTGGTTGTAAATACCAATCCTCTTTATACTCCGGCAGAAATGAAACATCAGTTTAATGATGCCGGTGCAGATGTGATTGTCATCGTTGCCAACTTCGCTTTTCATTTGGAAAAAATCCGATCTGAAATTAAAGCCAAGCACGTGATCGTAACAGAGCTTGGAGATTTGCTCGGAGGCCTGAAAGGGGCTATCGTTAATTTGGTTGTGAAGCACGTCAAAAAAATGGTCCCAGCTTATTCCATTCCAGGTGCTGTGAAGCTTAAATCTGCCTTAGGAATGGGGGCTGCTTATGCGTTCAAACCAGTGGCTTGTAATTTAGAAGATCCTGCTTTTCTCCAATATACAGGTGGTACGACAGGGGTTTCTAAAGGAGCTGAACTTACCCACGGAAACATTGTCGCCAATATGCAGCAGATTTCCGCTTGGATGAAGCCTAAGTTGCAGGAGCGATCTGAAATTGTAATCACGGCTTTGCCGCTCTACCATATTTTTGCTTTGACAGTCAACTGTTTAGCGATGCTTAAGATCGGAGCTCATAACGTTTTGATTACAAATCCTCGAGATATGAAAGCGTTCATTGGGGATATGGCTAAAAAGAAATTCACGGTTATTACTGGTGTAAATACCCTTTTCAATGGTCTTTTGAATCAGGAGGCTTTTATGAATCTTGATTTTTCATCGCTCAAAATCGCAGTTGGCGGAGGGATGGCCGTGCAAAAAGCTACCGCTGAAAAGTGGAAAAAAGTAACTGGAGTTCCGTTAGCTGAAGGATATGGTTTAACTGAAACTTCTCCAGTGGCGACTTGTAATCCAATTGACGGAACAGAGCGAATCGGTACTATTGGTATGCCTCTGCCGAATACTGAAGTAATGATTGCCGATGATGAGGGGAATCCCTTGGCCAATGGCGAGCGTGGTGAAATCCTAATCAAAGGACCGCAAGTGATGAGGGGCTATTGGAATAGACCTGAGGAGACTGCGCTCGTCATGCATGGAGAATGGTTTAAGTCCGGTGATATCGGTGTCATGGATGATGATGGATTTATCAAAATCGTCGATCGAAAGAAAGAAATGATTCTGGTTTCTGGATTTAATGTGTATCCAAACGAGGTGGAGGATGCAATTGCCTCTTGCCCAGGAGTCCTTGAGGTAGGGGTGATTGGGATGCCAGACGCTAAGTCCACCGAGAAGGTGGTTGCCTATGTAGTGAAAAAAGATCCATCATTGACCGAAGATCAGGTAATCGCGCACGCAAGAGAATATTTGACAAATTATAAAGTGCCAAGAGAAGTGTATTTTACCGAGGAACTTCCAAAATCCAATGTGGGTAAAATTCTAAGAAGGAAAATCAAGGAAGCTCATATCGAAAAAGTGGGAGCCTAAACTTCTCGAAGGATTAAGCATATAAAAAACCGCGGAAGCGGTTTTTTTTGTTTTTTTGCAGCCTGATTCCTGTGTAGGTCTATGGATTTACCTTCGATCTTTATCCGTTTCCTCACATTCTATCCCTTTATTTCACACTTTTCAAAATTCCATGAACTGGCAGCTAGTTAAAGACGCAATACTTGGGAAAGAGCAGGACTTCACGAAACTTTCTCTAAAAACGGCCATTTTTCTGTTGGCGATTCCAATGATCTTAGAAATGATCATGGAATCCTTGTTTGCTGTCGTGGATATCTTTTTTGTGGCAAAGTTGGGGAAAGAAGCCATTGCTACAGTTGGATTGACAGAGTCTGTGATTGTTCTTACTTACGCCATTGGTTTCGGGATTAGCATGGCCGCTACGGCCTTGGTGTCGAGAAGGTTTGGTGAAAAAGAATATCATGAGGCTGGTTCTGCTACTTTCCAACTTCTACTCGTAGGTGGATTTATTTCTTTGATTTTGGGAGTTTTGGGATGGGTGTTTGCTTCTGATTTATTAAAAATCATGGGGGCAGAGGATGCTGTGGTCCATATAGGTACCTCCTATGCCCGAATCGTTTTTGCAGGAAATACAGCCATTATGCTGCTTTTTCTAATTAATGGAGCCTTTCGTGGTGCAGGTCAAGCTCACCATGCCATGCGCTCACTTTGGATTTCAAATGGACTGAATATTATCCTTGATCCCCTGTTTATTTTTGGTTTGGGAAGTTGGGAAGGATTTGGCTTAGAAGGTGCTGCCATGGCCACCACCTTTGGCCGAAGCATGGGAGTTTTATACCAGTTTTACCATTTATTTAACGGGAAGCATCGACTTCGAATTTTAAGAGAAAATCTTAAAATCAACTGGGAAACCATCCGGAAAATCATTGACCTGTCTTTAGGAGGAATGGGTCAGTTTTTAATTGATTCACTTTCTTGGGTAGCCTTAACGCGTATGAATGCCGAATTCGGTTCAACCGTTTTGGCTGGATATACCATCGCATCTCGGGTGTTGATTTTTACCATTTTGCCAGCTTGGGGACTTTCAGGTGCTGCGGCCACTTTGGTGGGGCAAAATTTAGGAGCCAAAAAAGTTCGACGGGCTGAACAAGCAGTCTGGTTAACTACCCGATACAATGTGATTTTTATGGCTTCAGTGACCGTCATCTATTTGCTGTTCAGCAAACAACTAGCAGGCATATTTACCGAAACTGAAGAGGTAATGAATATTGCAGCCCAAGGCTTGTGGGTCATTGCACTTGGGTATGTGTTTTTTGCTGTCGGGATGGTCTTAACTCAGGCTTTCAATGGGGCAGGTGATACGAAAACTCCGGCTTGGATAAATATTGCTGTATTGTTAGGCTTGGAAGTTCCATTGGCCTATCTACTGGCATTTACATTTGAATTTTCCTTCTTGGGAATATTCATCGCCATTTCATTTTGCCATTCGTTCCATGCCTTGGTTTCGCTTTATTTTTTCAAAAAAGGCAAATGGAAAAAGATTCAAGTTTGATTCACTTTCTTTTTACTCCAAGAAATACGGGATGTAAATCAGTCCTGCAATAATCATTGCAGTCAGAGCTGCAAAAGTCACAGCGCCAGAGGCAATGTCCTTGATGGTTCCAATTTTTGTATTGAAATCAGGATGGATGAAATCGCAAATATTCTCAATAGCAGTATTGAGACTTTCAGTACTTAAAACCAACCCGATCGCTAAGACCTGCCAAATCCATTCCTCTCGCGATATTTCTACATAAAATCCCAAACCTGTAAATATTCCTGCCAGGATTAATTGAGAAATAATAGCATGCTCTGTTCGAATCAAAAAGAAGAATCCTGTAAATGCATAACCGATACTTCTTACTCTACCTAAGATAAACTTCTTCATGGTGCTGGATTGTTGATTTTCATAGATATAATTCGAACCTCAGTTAAAGGTCTATCCTTAACATTGGTTTCTACAGCAGCTATCTGGTCGATGATTTCTAATCCTTCGATTACCTCACCAAATACAGTATAGCTTTGGTCCAAGTGGGGAGTTCCGCCGATTTGTTGATAAACAAGCCGATGTGATTCAGGGATTTGGTAGCGGTCAAATTTGGAATAAGCTCTTGCAATTTGATTCCATTTTTCAGACAACTGTCGAGCAAGATCAAGCTCTCCTGCAGTTCGAGCTGCCGAAATCGAATCTAAAAGGGGCTTCAATTCTGGGTCTTTTCCTGCAAAATGAGAGGCAAGAAATTGATTGATTCGGTTTTCATTATGGTTGAGCAAACTGTCATTTTGGATTTTTCCCTGCAAGATGTAAAACTGCGTACTACTTGAGGCACGCTCAGGATTATTGGTTCGTGCGGCTCCAATAGCGCCCTTTTTATGAAAGAGGTTTGGGTGAATTTCGGCAGGAACACGATATCCAAGATCACTTCCCCCCAAGGTGTCTTCCAAGGTGGCATCCTTACTTCGGGTATCTCCGGCTTGGATCATAAAGTTTTCAATTATTCGATGAAACTGAAGGCTGTCATACACACCTTCTTGGACCAGTTTCAGGAAATTGTCTCGGTGCTGTGGAGTTTCATCGTACAAGCGAATAACCATCCGTCCGTAATTTGTGACCAATTCTACTTCGTACGGGGGGTGTTTTTCACTTGGATTTCCTATCAAAAATAAAGAAAGAAGGATGCCAAGAGGGGTTAGAAAAAACTTGATCATGGGATTAAGAATGAATTTCGTTCCAAAATAATCGAATCGAATCAAACTCAATGGTGGAATTTTTCAATCCACCCAAAAATGGACTTTTACTGCTTTCTTGCTTCATGAAATGATTGCTGAATCATACGCAGTAAAGGCTAGTTTTTTACCGGGATTACTTTCTATTTTTGGTGGTGAAATCGAGGAAAATTTGGTTTGGTACGCTGCTTTCGGTGTCTTTAGGAGGGATACTCTTTTGGCTATTTTTTATTCAATCTTCTTCGCAAAAAAATCTTCCTGATCGGAAATTTGTAATCCAACCAGACCAAGGAGATTCAGTTCAATTTCAGAATCCTGATTCTTTAAAGAGTCCAAAAGTTATTACTCAAGACAGCGTAGAGTTTTTCAAACGAGTTCGTAGTCTAGCTCATGATAGTATTCCCAAAACATGGCAGGTGTTTTCAATTTATCCAGGAAAGGACGCCTTGCTTCCCTATCACCGAATAGTTGCGATGTATGGGAATTTCTATTCGAAATCCATGGGGATTTTGGGGAGGGTATCAGAAGAAGAACTTTTGAAGCAATTTCAGATTGAAGTAGCAAAATGGAACGAGGCAGATTCCTTGACTCCAGCACTTCCCGCCATTCATTACATTGCCATTACAGCTCAAAAGGATCCAGGCCCTGAAAACTTTCATCGACTTCGCATGCCCAAAGCCCAACTAGAAAAAGCAATTTTGTTGGGCAGGTCTTTGGGAGGAATAACCTTTTTGGACGTTCAAGTTGGTCATAGTACCGTGGAGCAAGAGGTTCCCACTTTGGAAAAGTTCCTTTTGGAAAAGGATGTGCATTTGGGAATAGATCCGGAATGGTCCATGAAAGACGGGAGTATTCCCGGTTCAAAAATCGGAACCTTGGACGCCAAGGATATCAATTTTGCAATCGAATACCTTTCGGAATTGGTTTTGAAAAATGGGCTACCACCAAAAATTTTGGTCGTTCATCGATTTTCAAATGATATGATTACCAACCACAAGGAAATTAAGGCGACCCCCCAAGTTCAGGTGGTGATCAATATGGATGGATTTGGCTTTCCTGCCAAAAAGGTCACGAGCTATCGGAAATATGTAGGCGGAATGCCAGTTCAGTTTACAGGAATCAAACTTTTTTACCTCAATGATACGATCGAATCACCCCACAGATTGATGACTCCGAAGGAAATTCTCTCGCTTTATCCAAAGCCTATCTATATCCAATATCAATAAGTAATAGGTAAAAAAAAACCGACCAGCATTTTTTGAATCTGATCGGTTTTGAATTTGATTAGAAATGAATCCTGGAGCTTTTAGTCAATCATTGTCCTTCACAATGATCAATTATTTTTCCGTCCAGACTGAGGTATTCACCCATGCAATCTGCAGTCATGCAGGAATGCACCGGTAGGATTCCGATCAGGTCTCCGACTTTCACGGAGGCTAACAATTCATCTGAAGCTTTCACGACGCCGTGCTCCTGTGAAATACTTTTGAGATAGGAATAATGGCTTGGAATGGTCCATCCTGACTCGGAGAGAATCACGACTTCTCCGAAATTTTTACTACCGTCAGGTTGAATCAAGACATCTTTTGCCAAATGAACCCCACCTCCATGAACCAGAAGTTCCTTTCGATCCAAGTTGATATCTACTACGGGCACGGCAAGGCATACTGCGATGTCATTCTTGGTGCAGCTTCCCAATTCGGCTTGCATTAAATCGTAAAAAACGAAGTTGCCCGGTCCTAGCTCATCTACATCGCCAAACTCCTCCATTACTGCACAGCCAGGAGTATCTCCGAGTCGGGTCTTCAAATCCGGATATTGAGCTCGATATTTTTCCTTCAGCAAATGCAAAGCATCCCGACTTTCCTCATGGACTTTGGCTTTATCCTGAATGTAATACGTATGACCTGGATGGAGGTAAAAACCCTTAAATTTTAGCTTATCGCTACTTTTTGCAATTTCCAAAAGACGATCAATCAACTGGAAATCATGAATAGAAACACCTGTTCGCCCATAGCCTGCATCGATTTCAATAAAAAATCCAACTGTTTCGGTAAGGTTGGTTGCTAAGAAATTGAGCGTGTCTGTATTGACGATTTGGACCGAAAGAGACTGGCTTTGAGCCAACCGATTTAGCCGATTTGTTTCACGAATATTGAATGGAAATGCAATGTGAATATTTTCCCAACCTTGCCCACAAAGGTATTCGGCGAGTTTGATGGAAGAAGCTGTCACCTCAGTGATTCCATAATCCTTCGCCCAGTTTCCAATTTCATGAGATTGTGCCGTTTTCCAATGAGGAACCAGTTTTTTGCCATGCCTTTTTGCTTTGTCGGACATTGCCTGAATATTGGCTCGGGTGATGGCTTCGTTGATGAGTAAAGTAGGTGAAAAGACTTGATCTAGGTAGGACATACGAATTGGAAATTTACGAATACAAGTTAGCCGACTAAATCCATTCTGCCCAATTCAAATACATAAAGTGCCTTTTCCATTTAATCTTCAAATCAATTGATTATCGCAGCATAAGATTATTTCTAAGTAGGACTGTATCTTGATGTTTTGGTTAGACCCTCAAAAGACTACTGACTTTTATCATGTTTTTCTGTGACTAAGCCATCGTATATTCTGCCTCATAATCTTCAATTTTTGGGAGAATAATATCGGGATGAATCTGATTCGCTACATAGACAATGAGTTTTTCAAAGAAGTCGGAGAGATTTCAAGGTTTACTGCGCGTTTTTTTCGGGAAGTAAGTAAGCCAAAGCAAGAATGGGAGGAGTTTATCAATCAATGTTTTTGGATAGGATACAAGACTCTTTCCTTGGTTGCGGTCACCGGATTTATCATGGGATTGGTTTTGACTATTCAATCCCGACCCACTTTAGTTGAATTTGGGGCGGCTTCCTTGCTTCCTGCGATGGTGTCTATTTCGCTGGTTCGGGAAATTACCCCTGTAGTTACTTCATTGATTTGTGCGGGTAAAATTGGCTCTGGAATAGGTGCTGAATTGGGCTCTATGCGGGTTACCGAGCAAATAGACGCCATGGAAGTATCAGGTACTAATCCTTTCAAATACTTGGTAGTTACCCGAGTTTTGGCATCAACCATAATGGTTCCTGTTCTTTCAGTTCTGGCGATTGCCATATCCTTGTTTGGAGGATATTTAGGGGTAAATATTCGGGGAGAGGTGAGCTGGACTTTGTTTTGGTACCAAGCCTTTGATGCACTTTCCTATGGCGATTTGATTCCGTCCCTTGTCAAAACCTTCTTTTTTGGGTTTGCTATCGGAATCGTGGGAAGCTACAAGGGATATTATTCTCAAAAAGGAACCGAAGGAGTGGGACGATCTGCCACTACTGCAGTGATCGTAGCCTCGCTGGTGGTGTTTATTCTGGACTTAATTGCAGTTCAAGTGACTGATTTGTTGGGTTTAACTTGATCAAATGCCATGGAAACTGAGCCAATAATCCAAGTAGAAGCCGTCAGTAAATCTTTTGGAAAAAATCATGTTCTGAAAGGCTTTTCCCTTTCGCTCCAAGCGGGTGAAAATCTTGCGATTTTGGGGAAATCAGGCTCAGGAAAATCGGTTTTGATTAAGTGTATTATTCGATTAATCAGTCCTGAAACAGGTAAAATCATGGTCTTGGGAAAAGACATCAGTCAACTCGATCAGGATGAAATGGATCTCCTTCGAGCTGAGGTTGGCTTTTTATTTCAAAGCAATGCACTCTATGATTCGATGACTGTCAGGCAAAACCTTGAGTTTCCGCTACGGAGACATTGGTCCAAAGAACGGAGAGATTCAGAAGCCGAACAATTGGTTCGGGAGGCCTTGGAAGATGTTGGATTGGGACATACTATCGATATGATGCCATCTGAACTTTCGGGTGGGATGCGCAAACGGATTGCATTAGCGCGTACTTTAATCCTTAAGCCAAAAGTGATTCTGTATGATGAGCCCACCACCGGACTTGATCCCATCACTAGTCGTGAAATATCCGAATTGATGAACAGGATTCAAGAGAAATACAAAACAGCAGCAATAATTATCTCTCACGATCTAAGCTGTATCCGAATGACTGCCAACCGGATTATCATGTTGATTGAGGGTAGAAATTATGCCGAAGGTACTTATGAACAATTAACCAAGCTTCAGGACCCAAAAGTCAGGGAGTTTTTCGAAGGACTATGAGTGAGGACAAGCGAATTTCAAATGCCAAGCTAGGCGCATTGGTTTTGGCCGGATTGCTATTTCTGGTGTTTTCATTGTATATGATTGGGAAAAACCAAAATATTTTTGGTTCATCGATCATAGTGATTGCAGAAGTAGAAGAGGTTAATGGGCTTTTACCTGGGAATAATGTCCGATTTAAAGGAATGGATGTGGGAACTGTGAGTGGCATCGACATGATCACCGATTCGACCATTCATGTGAAGATGCTAATTCATAAATCCATGGTCCCCTTCATTTTAAAAAACGCCAAAACCACTATTAACTCGGATGGCTTGATGGGTAATAAGATCATTCAAATTCATCCTATGGATGGATCAAGCGCTCCGATTGAGGTTGGGGATATCTTGTATCCCTTGGAACAATTGGATACTGATCGGCTTATGGAACAATTGGGTTCATCAGGGGATGCTTTGGAACTTACGCTTCAAAATCTAGCTGAAATCACCGGAAAGTTCAATCAAAGTGAGGCATTATGGTCACTATTGGCCGATCCGGCCTTATCTCAGGAAATTAAATCTACTTTGGGGGAATTTAAAAAGGCGGGAAATCAGGCAGCCCAACTCGCCCGAGAGGGGAAAGAAATGATTGCGGAATTCCGTGGGGGAGAAGGAATTATGAATACCCTTTTTCTGGATACACTAGAATCCCAAAAACTGGAAAATTCTTTGACTCAGCTGCAAAACGCGGCCACCGAGGCTAGCAATTTATTGAATCAACTGAATCAAGTCGTTGCTGATATCGAAAGTGAAAAGGGAACCGCAGGCATGTTGATTTCGGATTCTGTTGTCAAATCCCAAATTGAGCGTACCCTAGAAAATGTCGAAAAAAGTACCGCCAATTTTAATGAGAACATGGAGGCCTTGAAGTCCAATTTTCTGTTTCGAAGGTATTTTAAAAAGAAAGAAAAGGAAGCAGGGGATCATAACTAAGCCTATTTAATAAAGTCCAAGGTAAAAATCGGGAAACTTCTAGCATTGGAAATAGGAGGTGCGCAGTAAGAAATCGAAAGCCATGTTAATTTCCTGTAGGTAATACGGATAAGCCCGTCAATTCTGTTAATTTTGTCAGCCAAAATTTAGCCCCAATACGGGGAATGAAACAAAAAACTGCATCTCCTTACCTTGCATGGAAGCCAAAAAAATCCGAAGTACATTTATTGAGTTTTTTCAATCCAAAAACCATCAGTACGTTCCTTCTTCACCTATAGTGGTCAAAAATGACCCTACCCTGATGTTTACCAACGCGGGGATGAATCAATTTAAGGATGCCTTTCTCGGCAATGAAATTGCCAAATATCCACGAGTAGCTAATTCTCAAAAGTGCCTTCGCGTAAGTGGGAAGCACAATGATTTGGAAGAGGTGGGGGTTGACACCTATCACCACACCATGTTTGAAATGCTAGGTAACTGGTCCTTTGGGGATTATTTCAAAAAGGAAGCGATCGAGTGGGCTTGGGAGCTTTTAACTGAAGTTTACAAGTTACCAAAGGATCGTCTTTATGTTTCTGTATTTCAAGGGGATAAGGGTGATAATCTCGAAAAGGATCAAGAAGCTTATGACCTTTGGAAGTCCATTGTTCCTGAAGAGCGAATCATCATGGGTTCTAAGAAAGATAACTTCTGGGAAATGGGTGATACGGGACCTTGTGGACCATGTTCAGAGATTCACGTCGATCTCAGAACCGATGAAGAACGAGCAGGAATTCCAGGTCGAGATTTGGTGAATAATGATCATCCGCAAGTAATCGAGATTTGGAATCTCGTATTCATGCAATTCAACCGATTAGCAGATGGTAGTTTGAAAGAACTTCCTGCCAAGCATGTAGATACTGGGATGGGCTTTGAGCGGTTGGTGAGAGCCATCCAGATGAAGTCATCCAATTACGACACGGATTTATTTACGCCATTCATTCAGGCTTTGGAGAAAAAATCCGGTAAGACCTACGGAATTAATGAGCAAGATGATATCGCATTCCGAGTCATTGTCGATCATATTCGGGCCATTTCATTTACTATCGCAGATGGACAGATCCCTTCTAATAATAAGGCAGGCTATGTAATTCGAAGAATTCTTCGAAGAGCCGTTCGATATGGCTATACATTTTTAGGCTTTCATCAGCCATTTCTTCATGAGCTTACTCCTTTGATTGCGGAGTATTTTGGAGATATTTTCCCTGAAGTTCGGGCACAGCAGGAGTTTATCGCAAAAGTGATTCAGGAGGAAGAAGCCTCTTTCTTGAGAACTTTGGACAATGGATTAAAAATGCTTGAATCCATTAAGGCTGAGCTAAAAGAAAAAAATCAGACTGTAATTCCTGGCAAAACTGCCTTTGAATTGTACGATACCTATGGGTTTCCGCTGGATTTGACATCATTGATTGCCCGTGAAAATGGTCTTTCCGTGGATGAAAAAGGCTTTGGTGAGGAAATGGAAAAGCAAAAAACCAGGTCTAGAGCAGCCTCCGAGCAGGAAACCGGCGATTGGGTAATGGTTCATGAAGATTCAGGGGTTGAATTTGTTGGCTATGACTTCACGGAGACCTTTTCCCACATTATCAAATACCGAACAATTTCAGATAAGAAGGGTGACCGATACCAAATTGTACTGGATAAAACGCCCTTCTATGCGGAAAGTGGTGGTCAGGTAGGCGATACGGGATGGTTGATTTCTGATTCTGAAAAGATTCGAGTTTTGGATACCAAAAAAGAAAATGACCTCATTGTTCATTTTGTGGAAAAGGTTCCTTCAAATCCAAAGGCTCGGTTTTCATCAGAAGTAGATCGAACCAAGCGTCAGCTGACTATGAATAACCATACTGCAACGCACTTGCTTCAATCTGCCCTAAGAGAAGTATTGGGAGATCATATCCAGCAACGCGGTTCCTTGGTCAATGAGAATTTGCTAAGATTCGACTTTTCTCATTTTGGTAAAATGACCGAAGAGGAAATTTCCAAAGTGGAAGATATCGTAAACGGGAAAATCAGAGAGAATATTCAGCTCTTTGAGCAGCGAAATGTGCCAATCGAGGAAGCTAAAAAAATGGGAGCAACAGCTCTTTTTGGCGAAAAATATGGAGACTTTGTGCGCGTGATCACGTTTGATAAAGATTTTTCAGTAGAGCTTTGTGGAGGTACCCATGTGCCATCTACTTCTCAGATTGGATTATTCAAGATCACCTCCGAAGGATCAAT
Above is a window of Algoriphagus sanaruensis DNA encoding:
- a CDS encoding MlaD family protein gives rise to the protein MSEDKRISNAKLGALVLAGLLFLVFSLYMIGKNQNIFGSSIIVIAEVEEVNGLLPGNNVRFKGMDVGTVSGIDMITDSTIHVKMLIHKSMVPFILKNAKTTINSDGLMGNKIIQIHPMDGSSAPIEVGDILYPLEQLDTDRLMEQLGSSGDALELTLQNLAEITGKFNQSEALWSLLADPALSQEIKSTLGEFKKAGNQAAQLAREGKEMIAEFRGGEGIMNTLFLDTLESQKLENSLTQLQNAATEASNLLNQLNQVVADIESEKGTAGMLISDSVVKSQIERTLENVEKSTANFNENMEALKSNFLFRRYFKKKEKEAGDHN
- a CDS encoding ABC transporter ATP-binding protein, which produces METEPIIQVEAVSKSFGKNHVLKGFSLSLQAGENLAILGKSGSGKSVLIKCIIRLISPETGKIMVLGKDISQLDQDEMDLLRAEVGFLFQSNALYDSMTVRQNLEFPLRRHWSKERRDSEAEQLVREALEDVGLGHTIDMMPSELSGGMRKRIALARTLILKPKVILYDEPTTGLDPITSREISELMNRIQEKYKTAAIIISHDLSCIRMTANRIIMLIEGRNYAEGTYEQLTKLQDPKVREFFEGL
- the alaS gene encoding alanine--tRNA ligase, with translation MEAKKIRSTFIEFFQSKNHQYVPSSPIVVKNDPTLMFTNAGMNQFKDAFLGNEIAKYPRVANSQKCLRVSGKHNDLEEVGVDTYHHTMFEMLGNWSFGDYFKKEAIEWAWELLTEVYKLPKDRLYVSVFQGDKGDNLEKDQEAYDLWKSIVPEERIIMGSKKDNFWEMGDTGPCGPCSEIHVDLRTDEERAGIPGRDLVNNDHPQVIEIWNLVFMQFNRLADGSLKELPAKHVDTGMGFERLVRAIQMKSSNYDTDLFTPFIQALEKKSGKTYGINEQDDIAFRVIVDHIRAISFTIADGQIPSNNKAGYVIRRILRRAVRYGYTFLGFHQPFLHELTPLIAEYFGDIFPEVRAQQEFIAKVIQEEEASFLRTLDNGLKMLESIKAELKEKNQTVIPGKTAFELYDTYGFPLDLTSLIARENGLSVDEKGFGEEMEKQKTRSRAASEQETGDWVMVHEDSGVEFVGYDFTETFSHIIKYRTISDKKGDRYQIVLDKTPFYAESGGQVGDTGWLISDSEKIRVLDTKKENDLIVHFVEKVPSNPKARFSSEVDRTKRQLTMNNHTATHLLQSALREVLGDHIQQRGSLVNENLLRFDFSHFGKMTEEEISKVEDIVNGKIRENIQLFEQRNVPIEEAKKMGATALFGEKYGDFVRVITFDKDFSVELCGGTHVPSTSQIGLFKITSEGSISAGVRRVEAITSKTAEEYLRGQEALVKELADLLKNPKDLKKAVESLLQERNELKKEIEAMHLEKAAGVKTSLMSQFVSKGDMSVLIAKVALPNADSLKKLAYELKNEVAQALIILAAQIEDKPQIAVILDEELISAKGLNAGQIVRDLAKEIQGGGGGQPFFATAGGKDLSGLDKVVDKAREMFL